Within Actinosynnema pretiosum, the genomic segment CCGCGAAGTGCGAGGCGGCGATCGGGCCGAACACGCTGGCTCCCCGGTCGGCCGGGCCGACCGACCGGCGCAGCGCCGCGAACAGCTCGCGACCCGTGCCGGTCCAGGACTGCGCGTCCGGGGGGAAGTCCACCAGTTCGCGCGCGCCCAGTTCAACCGGGTCCACCAACACGTCCAAAGTGGCCGCTCCGGCGTCCACCCGCAGCACGTCGCCGTCGCGCACCCGCGCCAGCGGACCGCCCACCGCGGCCTCCGGGGTCACCTGGATCGCGGCCGGGATCTTGCCCGACGCGCCCGACATGCGGCCGTCGGTCACCAGCGCGACCTTGAACCCCCGGTCCATGAGCACGCCCAGCGCGGGCGTCAGCTTGTGCAGCTCCGGCATCCCGTTCGCCTGCGGCCCCTGCTGCCGCACCACCACGACCACGTCGCGGTCCAGCTCGCCTGCCTTGAACGCGGTCCCGAACGCCTCCTGCGAGGTGAACACCCGCGCGGGCGCCTCCACGACCCGGTGCTCCTCGGCCACCGCCGACACCTTGATCACCGCGCGGCCCAGGTTGCCGGACAGCATCCGCAGCCCGCCGTCCGCCGAGAACGGGTCCGACGCCGGGCGCAGCACCGCCGCGTCCAGGGTCTCGGTCGGGCCGTCGCGCCACACCAGCTCGCCGTCCACGAGCACCGGCTCGCGGCGGTACCGGTCCAGACCGGGACCGGCGACCGTGCGCACGTCCCCGTGCAGCAGGCCCGCGTCCAGCAGCGTCCCCACCAGGAACTGCACGCCACCGGCGGCCTGGAAGTGGTTGATGTCCGCGCCGCCGTTGGGGTACACCCGCGCCAGCAGCGGCACCACCGAGGACAGCTCGGCGAAGTCGTCCCAGCCCAGCTCGACGCCCGCCGCCGACGCGATCGCCACCAGGTGCATGGTGTGGTTGGTCGACCCGCCGGTGGCCAGCAGCGCGATCACGCCGTTGACCACGGACTTCACGTCGACGACGTGCCCGAGCGGGGTGAACTCCTCGCCCCGGCTCAGCGCGACCGCGCGCCGCGCCGCCTCCTCGGTCAGCGCCTTACGCAGCGGCGTGTTCGGCGGCACGAACGTGGCGCCCGGCAGGTGCAGGCCCATGACCTCCACGACGAGCTGGTTCGAGTTCGCCGTCCCGTAGAACGTGCAGGTGCCGGGGCTGTGGTACGAGGCGGCCTCGGCTTCGAGCAGGTCCTCGCGGGTCGCCTTGCCCTCGGCGAACAGCTGCCGCACGCGGGCCTTCTCCTTGTTCGGCAGCCCCGACTCCATGGGCCCGGCGGGCACCAGGATCGCGGGCAGGTGGCCGAACGAGAGCGCGCCGATCAGCAGACCCGGCACGATCTTGTCGCACACGCCGAGCAGCAGCGTCGAGTCGAACATGTCGTGCGAGAGCGCGATGGCCGTGGACATGGCGATGACGTCGCGGCTGTACAGCGACAGCTCCATGCCCGCGCGGCCCTGCGTGACGCCGTCGCACATCGCGGGCACACCGCCCGCGAACTGGGCGATCCCGCCCGCCCCGCGCGCCGCCTCCTTGATCCAGGAGGGGTACTCGTCCATCGGCTGGTGCGCCGACAGCATGTCGTTGTAGGCCGACACGATGGCGACGTTGGGCTTGCGCACCGCGCGCAACGCCTGCTTGTCGCCCCCGGTGATGCCCGCGAACCCGTGGGCCAGGTTGCTGCACGCGAGGTCCCCGCGCGCTGGCCGCCCCTCAAGCGCGGCGGCGTTCACTCGTTCGAGATAGGCGGACCGGCTTGCTGCGCTCCGGGCGGCAATGCGGGCCGTCACTTCTGCGACGACGGGGTGCAGGTCGCTCATTGCTCTGCGTCTCCGGTGGGTAATCACGGGCTGTGGTGGCCCCGGTGGACGACAGCGCTGGCGTCGCACGGAAGGACGTGACAGCGCACACACTAGGTGACCAGAGGGCTTGATCACAAAAACGATTCAGAATCCGGACGGCCCCGCACGGGTGTGTGGCCCTTGTCACAGTGCCCGAGAGCGGGCAGAGTCGGACGCCGGAACACGCCCAGGGAGGTCCCCCGACATGACGTCCTCCGAGATCGCCGAACTGCGCCGCGCGGTCGGCAGGCTCCGCCAGGCCGTCGTCGCGGTGCGCGCCCGCCACGGCGACGTGCCCGCCGTGCGACGCCTGGCCAACGACGTGGAGCGGCTCGACATCGACGCCGCCGACCTGTCCGAGGCGCCCATCGCGCCACGACCGCGCCAAGCCCCCGACGTGGAGCGGGAGGTGGTGGTCGTGCCCGACACGCCCTACGACGCCTCGCTCTGGCACGACGCGGACGACGAGGGGCTCGGCGGCTACCGGCAGCGCCGCTGACCCGGCCCGGCCCGCGGCCCCCGCGTCCTCGGCGCGGGGGCCGTTCGCGTTCCCGCAGCGCGGCGGCGGGGGTCCGGGCGGCCCGCGCGGGCGGTTCGGCGCGGCGCTCGTCCCACCCTGTGGACGGACGTCGCCCGGACGTGGCGGAAACCCCCGGAAGCGCCATATGGGACGCCCGATCCGGTCATCACCCGGATGGGGAAACGACAGGAACCGGGCGCGGAAGCAAGGTCGTCAGGTGGCCGAAAACGGCTCCAGCCGGACCGGACAGCGCCAGCCCGAGCACCACCACCCGGAACGGTGACAGCGGGCGAGCCGCCGCCGGACGTCGCACCGGGGGCGCCACCGCACGGGGCACGCGCGGCGCCACCGCACAGGGCGCCACCTGCACAGGGCACGACCGCACAGCGCACCACCCGCACAGGGCACGACCGCACAGGGCACCACCCGCACAGCGCACAACCGAACAGCCGAGCACCACCGCCGAGCACCACAACGACGTGGAGAGGTGAGGGGATGAGGGCGCGGATCGAACAGCGCACGCTCCGCACGGACCGCTGGTGGCTGCCCCCGCTGGCGACGGCGGCGGCCCTGCTGCTGATCTCCGCCTACGCGGCGGTGCGCACCTTCATGGGCGACTACTACTGGGTCGACGACTACCACTACCTGACGCCCATGTACTCCCCGTGCCTGAGCCAGGAGTGCTTACCTGAGGCCGCGCACTTCGGCAGGCCGCTGCCCGAGCTGCCCGGCTTCCTGACCCCGCCCGTGGTGATCCTGCCGTTCCTGCTGGGCTTCCGGGTCACCTGCTACTACTACCGCAAGGCCTACTACCGCGCCGCCTGGCTGTCCCCGCCCGCGTGCGCCGTCGCCGAGCCGCACGCCCGCTACACCGGCGAGACCCGGTTCCCGCTGATCGCGCAGAACCTGCACCGGTACTTCTTCCTCGCCGCGTCGGTCCTGCTGCTGGTCAACACCTACGACGCGCTCGCCGCGCTCACCACGGGCCTGGGCCTGGGCAACATCATCCTGCTGGTCAACGTGACCCTGCTGGGCGCGTACACCCTGTCCTGCCACTCGTGCAGGCACATCGCGGGCGGCAGGCTCAAGCACTTCTCCCGGCACCCCGTGCGCTACCGGATGTGGACGCTGGTCTCCAGGCTCAACGCCAGGCACATGCTCCTGGCCTGGGCGTCGCTGGTCTTCGTCTGCCTGACCGACCTCTACATCGCGCTGGTCTCGGCCGGCGTCGTCAGCGACCTCAGGTTCATCGGCTGACCTCCGGCGGGGCCGGTGGGCGAAGGCAGGGAGAGGAGCGGGCGTTGCCCGAGCTGGAGAGGCACACCTTCGACGTGCTCGTGATCGGCGCTGGGGGCGCGGGCCTGCGCGCCGCGATCGAGGCGAGGCAGCGCGGGGCCCGGACCGCCGTGCTGTGCAAGTCCCTGTTCGGCAAGGCGCACACCGTCATGGCCGAGGGCGGCATCGCCGCGGCCATGGGCAACGCCAACCCGAACGACAACTGGCAGGTGCACTTCCGCGACACCATGCGCGGCGGCAAGTTCCTCAACAACTGGCGCATGGCCGAGCTGCACGCCAAGGAGGCGCCGCAGCGGGTGTGGGAGCTGGAGACCTACGGCGCGCTGTTCGACCGCACGAAGGACGGCCGGATCAGCCAGCGCAACTTCGGCGGCCACGAGTACCCGCGCCTCGCGCACGTCGGCGACCGCACCGGCCTGGAGCTGATCCGCAGCCTCCAGCAGAAGGTCGTCTCGCTCCAGCAGGAGGACTTCGCCGAGACCGGCGACCACGAGTCGCGGCTGAGGGTGTTCCAGGAGTTCACCGTCACCGACCTGCCGCTGGACGGCGGGCGGGTCGCGGGCGCGTTCGGCTACTGGCGCGAGAGCGGCCGGTTCACCCTGTTCGAGGCGCCCGCCGTGGTGCTGGCGACCGGCGGCATCGGCAAGTCGTTCAAGGTCACCTCGAACTCGTGGGAGTACACCGGCGACGGGCACGCGCTGGCCCTGCGCGCGGGCGCCGAGCTGGTCAACATGGAGTTCGTCCAGTTCCACCCCACCGGCATGGTCTGGCCGCCCAGCGTCAAGGGCATCCTGGTCACCGAGTCGGTGCGCGGCGACGGCGGCGTCCTGCGCAACTCCGAGGGCGAGCGGTTCATGTTCGGCTACGTGCCCGAGGTGTTCAAGGACAAGTACGCCGAGGACGAGGCCGAGGGCGACCGCTGGTACACCGACCCCGACCACAACCGCCGCCCGCCCGAGCTGCTGCCGCGCGACGAGGTGGCGCGCGCGATCAACTCCGAGGTCAAGGCCGGTCGCGGCACCGAGCACGGCGGGGTGTTCCTGGACGTGTCGACCCGGCTGCCCGCCGAGGAGATCCAGCGGCGGCTGCCGTCGATGCACCACCAGTTCAAGGAGCTGGCCGACGTCGACATCACCGCCCAGCCCATGGAGGTCGGCCCGACCTGCCACTACGTGATGGGCGGCGTGCTGGTCGACCCGGACACCGGCGCGTCCTCGGTGCCCGGCCTGTACGCGGCGGGCGAGGTGTCCGGCGGGATGCACGGCTCCAACCGGCTCGGCGGCAACTCGCTGTCGGACCTGCTGGTGTTC encodes:
- the edd gene encoding phosphogluconate dehydratase, with the protein product MSDLHPVVAEVTARIAARSAASRSAYLERVNAAALEGRPARGDLACSNLAHGFAGITGGDKQALRAVRKPNVAIVSAYNDMLSAHQPMDEYPSWIKEAARGAGGIAQFAGGVPAMCDGVTQGRAGMELSLYSRDVIAMSTAIALSHDMFDSTLLLGVCDKIVPGLLIGALSFGHLPAILVPAGPMESGLPNKEKARVRQLFAEGKATREDLLEAEAASYHSPGTCTFYGTANSNQLVVEVMGLHLPGATFVPPNTPLRKALTEEAARRAVALSRGEEFTPLGHVVDVKSVVNGVIALLATGGSTNHTMHLVAIASAAGVELGWDDFAELSSVVPLLARVYPNGGADINHFQAAGGVQFLVGTLLDAGLLHGDVRTVAGPGLDRYRREPVLVDGELVWRDGPTETLDAAVLRPASDPFSADGGLRMLSGNLGRAVIKVSAVAEEHRVVEAPARVFTSQEAFGTAFKAGELDRDVVVVVRQQGPQANGMPELHKLTPALGVLMDRGFKVALVTDGRMSGASGKIPAAIQVTPEAAVGGPLARVRDGDVLRVDAGAATLDVLVDPVELGARELVDFPPDAQSWTGTGRELFAALRRSVGPADRGASVFGPIAASHFAGLSNQEVSR
- a CDS encoding fumarate reductase/succinate dehydrogenase flavoprotein subunit, which translates into the protein MPELERHTFDVLVIGAGGAGLRAAIEARQRGARTAVLCKSLFGKAHTVMAEGGIAAAMGNANPNDNWQVHFRDTMRGGKFLNNWRMAELHAKEAPQRVWELETYGALFDRTKDGRISQRNFGGHEYPRLAHVGDRTGLELIRSLQQKVVSLQQEDFAETGDHESRLRVFQEFTVTDLPLDGGRVAGAFGYWRESGRFTLFEAPAVVLATGGIGKSFKVTSNSWEYTGDGHALALRAGAELVNMEFVQFHPTGMVWPPSVKGILVTESVRGDGGVLRNSEGERFMFGYVPEVFKDKYAEDEAEGDRWYTDPDHNRRPPELLPRDEVARAINSEVKAGRGTEHGGVFLDVSTRLPAEEIQRRLPSMHHQFKELADVDITAQPMEVGPTCHYVMGGVLVDPDTGASSVPGLYAAGEVSGGMHGSNRLGGNSLSDLLVFGKRAGEGAADYAAGLTTRPTCGDEAIARAQEVALAPFAGEGGENPYALHVELQQTMNDLVGIIRRAEEMQSALERLDGLKRRAAALTVEGHRQFNPGWHLALDLRNMLLVSECVARAALLRTESRGGHTRDDHPRMDADWRRKVLLCSASGDGVAVAELAQEPIRADLLALFERAELEKYLTAEELEG